A single Corvus hawaiiensis isolate bCorHaw1 chromosome 26, bCorHaw1.pri.cur, whole genome shotgun sequence DNA region contains:
- the NDUFB9 gene encoding LOW QUALITY PROTEIN: NADH dehydrogenase [ubiquinone] 1 beta subcomplex subunit 9 (The sequence of the model RefSeq protein was modified relative to this genomic sequence to represent the inferred CDS: inserted 1 base in 1 codon): protein MNLARLMAAPGALRRQRGRGRAALPTSPARRGRCRXGPGAMAAYLTHQQKVLRLYKKSLRHLESWCIQRDKYRYFACLLRDRFDKNKDVKDMVKATALLKAGEEEFWASQHPQPYILPDSPGGTSYERYECYKHPEWCLDFWHPSEKAMYPDYFAKREQWKKLQQESWEREIKQLKDETPADGPRTEALPPARKEGHLPPMWWHHVTRPREQPM from the exons ATGAACTTGGCGCGGCTCATGGCGGCTCCCGGCGCGCTCCGGCGGCAgcgcgggcggggccgcgccgccctCCCGACATCCCCCGCGCGGAGGGGAAGGTGCC GAGGGCCCGGCGCCATGGCTGCGTACTTGACTCACCAGCAGAAGGTGCTGCGGCTGTACAAGAAATCCCTGCGGCACCTCGAGTCCTGGTGCATCCAGCG GGACAAGTACCGCTACTTCGCCTGCCTCCTGAGGGACCGGTTCGATAAGAACAAGGATGTGAAGGACATGGTGAAAGCCACCGCGCTGCTGAAGGCCGGCGAGGAAGAGTTCTGGGCTAGCCAGCACCCGCAGCCGTACATCTTGCCCGACTCCCCCGGGGGCACTTCCTACGAGAGATACGAGTGCTACAAG CATCCTGAATGGTGCTTGGATTTCTGGCACCCTTCTGAGAAGGCAATGTATCCTGATTACTTTGCCAAACGAGAGCAATGGaagaagctgcagcaggaaagctgggaaagagaG ATTAAGCAGTTAAAAGATGAAACTCCAGCTGATGGCCCAAGAACTGAAGCTTTGCCTCCAGCTCGTAAGGAAGGGCATCTGCCCCCCATGTGGTGGCATCACGTCACTCGACCTCGTGAACAGCCCATGTGA